atctctcAGGTGAGGGGATGAGACTAGGCAACCAGTCTCTAGGAATCCACAGGAGACCATGGTGTCATTTCAGTCCTCACAGCAAAGACCAAAAGTTTGTACCAGACCCCCAGAGATGGTACTTGTGCCTGGTTTGGGTCACAAGGTAAATATTGACTGTAAGGGTAACCATTGGTTCTGATTTGCCTGGGACAGCCCTGGTTTATTGCTGTTGCTCTTCCATAATTATTAGTTGGacctctttcactctcaaaagtgtcctaGTTTGGATGATATCTTACATGGCCACCCTAGTGACAGTAATATGATGAAATGAGATTTCCCTGCTTTGGGAGGATGCTCTCTGCCTGAGTCAAAGGAGGGCTTTGACTGCTCAAAGAATAGCCTTGGAGGGATGTCATTTGAAGACATAGGTGATCTCATGCATCATTCACTGCCCCTGTCTGCAGTAGCACATGAAAATGTTCTTTTCAATCAATCCTCTGCTTCCTGCAAGGAACTTCTGTATTTCTTCCTCTCTGGATATAAAGACTCTGTAATGGACCGGATCTCTCAGACACTTAAGTGTATAGCTGAACTACAGAAGCACTGTAAGCCGTTATGATTGTTATaccaatattttttccatcccacCAATCCTGACCTCCTGCcttatttacattttcctttgttctgATTTGTTATTCTTATTTACAACTTTCTTATATCTATTTATAGcttgtcattcttttaaaaatatttataaaattttgttataGTTACATTGAAGTCTCTATAGAACCAagatggaaagaaacaaaaaaggaataaatttataGAGTAtaatatttagttagttattgAACTACCTGCCCTTCCATGGCATGTTACTATGTCCGAGGTCCTGCCATTTGAGTGCAAATTACTTGAGTCTTTCAGACTTGTTAACTTTCTGAGCACTCTGTGAAAGTAGAAGGAAACTTTTCAACACTGCGTCAGCAAACACCCAATGAAAATAAAGGTGAGGTCATGAAGGGAGCCTAAGATCAGTATGCCAGGGGCAGAGCAAGCCtgcaggagaggggagaaggcTGCAGAGACACGGTCATCCCCCCAGACCCTCACCCAGGGGACAGACACCTGCAAGGTGACTGGGGAATAAAATCTGGCCGTGGGGAGCCTGAATTCAAGTGCTGGCCCTGCCTTTTAGGAACATAGAACCTTAGCAGGCCACCCTCCCTCTGCAGTCCTTAGTTTTGTCCACTGGAAAGTAAGGTGGCTGGCGAGACAAAGTTCACAGTGACTTCCAGCTTTGAAATTCTCACCATGCTTCTGGGGAGAATGGCTCTGCAATGCCCTTGGAGCCCAGGAAGCCTAGGCTGCCTGACTTTTGGCTGGCCCTCGCAGGGCACACACACTTGGGGCTCTGCTCTGATCAGCTTTGCCCCTCAGTTTGGCAAGGACCTCCATTCTGAACTACTTCCAGGGTATCCCTGGGGCACTGACTGGACATGGAAAGGTTGAATACCTGGAGGAAACTTCCAGAATGACCCTCCAGCTATTGTTTGGCAGATCTGGTGGTCACGGTGTgttagactgtgagctcccaCAGGCTGGGGCAGTGGTTTTAGCTTTTCTATGAAACACTGGTTTGGGAGGTGGGTTAGCAAGGGTTAGCAAAGCCATGAATGATGCCCTTCCTGGACACCCTCAGAACCCAGGGCCAGAGAGAAATACCAACCCGAGAACAGTCCCCCTCTTAGAAAGCTCACCTCCAAATAACCCACTGGCCCCAACTCTTGCACCAGCCATGGGACCAGCCGGGGTTCATCCTACGACATCCACATCCATTTTCATGTTGGACCCAACCACAGCCCGAGATGCAGTTGAGGCAGGAATTGCTGTtatcccatttcatagatgaggcaactgaggcttagggagctGAAACCCACTTGGAGTCACTCTCTGAGCAGAGACTGGAGCCCAAGCCTGTCATCGCTAAGTGCCCTAAGGTTCCCAGAGCCCACCCTGCCCCTGCTCCCAAGGCTCCACACAGCCACAGTCCTCAGAACCACAGTGGGCATCACTGGGAATGCAGACAAGGGAGGTACCAGCAGTGCTTCAATGCACAGTGCCTGGAGCTCTGGGTTCAGGTTGGGTCTCCCTGGTTAACCTGTAGGGATCTTACCAGGTCGGAGCTGCCCGAGCTGTGGATGAGTCGCAGtaactctctcttctcttctcttctatttctgtgtgtatttctgtgtgtgtgctctTGTCAAGTAGAAGAGCGTGAATTCCCCTCCGCGGCCGTTCATCTCCAACACGGGACAAAAGGGGAGAAGAGGCGGGACGGAGCTGCCCGCGGCATCCAGCGTGGCTTCTCTCGTGTGGGGACCAGGGATGCCTGGGCCATGCACACAGCCGTCTCCAGCCGTCAACGGTTCACATAGCACACAGGGGACTTGTGGGGGGCCACTTGCCACTGCCAACTGAAACAATACAATGGCAACACTGACATCCTTCATGACGTTTCCACGACAGACATTCAGGCAGAAAGTGCTGGCGCGTTTTCTGTCTGCAAAGTAGAGGGCCATGCCTCACTGACGTGAATAGTTTGGGCCCTGATGACCTGCTCTGAGTCCACTTGCACCCAGTGACACTTGCAAAAAAACTCCCAAAACCATCTTGGGTTTGGCTTCCATAGCTCTCGACCAATGTGGCCCAAGCCAGACGCCTCCTTGGGACGCTTGGATTATTCGTAAATGCAGCCTGCCCCGACCTTCCCTGAATAGCATCTGAAGTCCCGTGGAGGTCATGGATCCTGAACAAAGTGTCAAGGGCACCAAGAAGGCTGAGGGAAGTCCCCGGAAGCGGCTGACCAAAGGAGAGGCCATTCAGACCAGTGTCTCATCCAGCGCCCCGTACCCAGGCAGCAGCACGGCTGCCACCCAAGAGGGCCCCTTCCAAGAGCTCCTAGCCCCACAGCCCTTCCCAGGCCCCTCATCGGTTCTTAGGGAAGGCTCTCAGGAGAAAACAGGCCAGCCGCAGACGCCCCCCAAGAGGTCCTCCATCGAAGCCTCGGTCCACATCTCGCAGATTCCGCAGCACCCTCTGACACCAGCATTCATGTCGCCCGGCAAACCCGAGCATCTCCTGGAGGGGTCCACGTGGCAGCTGGTTGACCCCATGAGACCCGGACCCTCAGGCTCTTTTGTGAGCCCTGGGCTCCATCCTCAGAGCCAGCTCCTCCCTTCCCATGCTTCCATCATTCCTCCCGAGGACCTGCCTGGCATCCCCAAAGTCTTCGTGCCCCGTCCCTCGCAGGTCTCCTTGAAGCCCACAGAAGAGGCACACAAGAAGGAGAGGAAACCACAGAAGCCGGGCAAGTACATATGCCAATACTGCAGCCGGCCCTGTGCCAAGCCCAGCGTGCTCCAGAAACACATCCGCTCGCACACGGGTGAGAGGCCCTACCCCTGTGGCCCCTGCGGCTTCTCCTTCAAGACCAAGAGTAACCTCTACAAGCACAGGAAGTCCCATGCCCACCGCATCAAAGCCGGCCTGGCCTCGGGAATGGGCGGAGAGATGTACCCCCcagggctggagatggagaggaTCCCTGGGGAAGAGTTTGAGGAACCCACTGAGGGGGAAAGCACAGATTCGGAAGAGGAAACGGGCAGCTCGTCCACTCACCCTGCAGAGCTGTCCCCGAGGCCCAAGCACCCCCTCCTGTCCAGCGGTTTGTACAGCTCTGGGAGCCAGGGTTCCAGCCACGAACGCTGTTCCTTGTCCCAGTCCAGCTCAGCCCCGTCGCTCGAGGACCCTGCTCCCTTTGCAGAAGCCTCATCCGAACACCCCCTGAGCCATAAACCCGAAGACACCCACACGATAAAGCAGAAGCTGGCCCTCCGCTTGAGCGAGAGGAAGAAGGTGATCGACGAGCAGGCGTTCCTGAGCCCGGGCAGCAAAGGGAGCACCGAATCTGGGTATTTCTCCCGCTCCGAGAGCGCCGAGCAGCAGGTCAGCCCCCCAAACACCAACGCCAGGTCCTACGCCGAGATCATCTTCGGCAAGTGCGGGCGGATCGGGCAGCGGACCGCCATGCTGACGGCCACCTccacccagcccctcctgcccctgcccaccGAAGACAAGCCCAGCCTGGTGCCTCTGTCTGTGCCTCGGACGCAGGTGATCGAGCACATCACCAAACTCATCACCATCAACGAGGCCGTGGTGGACACCAGCGAGATAGACAGCGTGAAGCCCAGGAGGAGCTCCCTGTCACGGCGGAGCAGCATGGAGTCGCCCAAATCCAGCCTCTACCGGGAGCCCCTGTCCTCCCACAGCGAGAAGACGAAGCCCGAACAATCACTGCTGAGCCTCCAGCACCCGCCCAGCACCACCCCCCCTGTGCCTCTGCTGAGAAGCCACTCAATGCCTTCTGCCACCTGCACCCTCagtacccccccacacaccttccgAGGCAGCTACTCCTTCGACGACCACGTCGCCGACTCGGAAGCCCTGAGCCGCAGCAGTCAACTGTTTACCTCCCACCCCCGGATGCTCAAGCGTCAGCCGGCCATCGAACTACCCTTGGGCGGGGAGTACAGTTCCGAGGAGGCGGGGCCGAGCAGCAAAGAGGCAGCCTCCAAACCCGCAGATGAACCGGAACCCAGGGAAAGCGACCTCACCAAAAAGACCAAGAAGGGTTTGAAAACGAAAGGGGTGATCTATGAATGTAACATATGTGGTGCTCGGTACAAGAAAAGGGACAACTACGAAGCGCATAAAAAGTACTACTGCTCGGAGCTTCAGATGGCAAAGCCCGTCACCGCAGGTGCTCACGCGTCTCCGGAAGCCGAAAAGAGCCAGGCGGAGcacgagccctggtcccagatgATGCATTACAAACTGGGGACTACCTTGGAGCTCACTCcactgaggaagaggaggaaagagaagagccTCGGGGACGAGGAGGAGCCGCCCACCTTTGAGTCCACAGAGAGTCAGTTCAGCAGCCCCGGGCCATCTGAGGCTGCTCGGAACCTTCCCTTGGAATCCACCAAGTCACCAGCAGAGCCGAGTAAGTCAGTGCCCTCCCTGGAGGGATCCGCCGGCTTCCAGCCAAGGACTCCCAAGCCAGGGTCCAGTTCAGAatcagggaaggagaggagaaccaCGTCCAAAGAAATTTCTGTCATCCAGCACACCAGCTCCTTCGAGAAATCCGACTCTCTGGAGCAGCCCAGCGGCTTGGAGGGGGAAGACAGGTCTGCGGCCCCGTTCTcatcacccccacccaccccgcatGGACGCTCGGCTCACTCCCTGCAGCCCAGGTTGGTCCGTCAGCCCAACATTCAGGTTCCCGAGATCCTGGTGACCGAGGAGCCCAGCCGTCCAGACACAGAGCCGGAGCCGCCCCCTAAGGAGCCCGAGAAGACGGAGGAGTTCCAGTGGCCCCAGCGCAGCCAGACACTTGCCCAGCTCCCAGCAGAGAAGCTGCCACCCAAGAAGAAGAGACTGCGCCTGGCGGAAATGGCCCAGTCATCCGGGGAGTCCAGCTTCGAGTCCTCCATGCCTCTGTCTCGCAGCCCCAGCCAGGAGAGCAGTGTCTCTCTGagcgggtccagccgctccgcctCCTTCGAGAGGGACGACCATGGAAAAGCCGAGGCTGCCGGGCCCTCGTCTGACACACGCTCCAAACCCTTGGGCACCCACATGCTAACTGTCCCCAGCCACCACCCGCACACCCGCGAGATGCGGAGGTCAGCCTCGGAGCAGAGCCCCAATGTTTCCCACCCCACCCATATGACCGAGACACGCAGCAAATCCTTCGACTACGGCAGCTTGTCCTTGACAGGCCCTTCTGCACCAGCCCCAGCAGCTCCAGCggccccagcagcctcagcagccccagcagagagaagaaaatgctttTTGGTGAGACAGGCCTCTCTGAGCAGGCCTCCCGAAACCGAGCCAGAGGCCACCCACAAGGGAAGACAGGAGAGTGAGGAACCAAAGCCCTCATCCAGTAAATCTTTGGCCAAAAGCCCATTGCCCTCGATTTCCTCTGCAGCCACCTCACACAGCGGGCACCCAGGAGGCAAGAGCCAGGTGCAGGACAGACACACACTGGGGGCCACTCCACCCTACACAGAAACACCGCAGGTGTTCCCCCACCCCATTGCTCAGCTCCCCTTGCAGGAGAAGCCGTACCTGCCCCCGCCcgtctcccttttctccttccagcACCTCCTACAGCATGAGCCAGGGCAGTCTTCTGAGTTTTTCTCCACCCAGGCCATGTCCAGCCTGCTCTCCACACCGTACTCCATGCCCCCGCTTCCTCCCTCCTTATTTCAAGCCCCCCCACTTCCTCTGCAACCGACTGTTCTGCACCCAGGCCAACTCCACCTCCCTCAGCTCATGCCTCACCCAGCCAACATCCCCTTCCGGCAGCCCCCTTCGTTTCTCCCCATGCCTTACCCTGCCTCCTCAGCACTTTCTTCTGGGTTTTTCCTGCCTCTGCAATCCCAGTTCGCCCTTCAACTCCCTGGTGATGTGGAAAGCCATGTACCCCAGATCAAAACCAGCCTGGCCACACTGGCAACAGGAACCCCTGGCCTCTCCCCAAGCACAGAGTACAGCAGTGACATCCAGCTGCCCCCTGTGGCTCTCCCATCCAGCTGCTCAGCACCCACGTCAGCCCCTCCGCTGGCCCTGCCTGCCTGTCCAGACACCATGGTGTCTCTGGTTGTGCCTGTCCGCATCCAGACCAACATGCCGTCCTATGGGAGCGCCATGTACACCACTCTTTCCCAGATCCTGGTCACCCAGTCCCAGGGCAGCTCAGCAACTGTGGCTCTTCCCAAGTTTGATGAGCCCTCATGCAAGGGGACGACTGTGTGTGGGGCAGATGTGTACGAGGTTGGGCCCAGACCGGCTGGGGTAAGTGAAGAGCAAAGCAGAGGTTTCCCGACTCCATACCTGAGAGTGCCTGTGACATTACCTGAAAGAAAAGGCACTTCCCTGTCATCAGAGAGTGTCTTGAGCCTGGAGGGGAGTTCATCAACAGTGGGGGGAAGCAAACGTGTCCTTTCACCAGCTGGCAGCCTTGAACTTACCATGGAAACCCAGCAGCAAAAAAGAGTAAAGGAAGAGGAGGCTTCCAAGGCAGATGAAAAACTCGAGCTGGTGAAACCGTGCAGTGTGGTGCTTAGCAGCACCGAGGATAGCAGGAGACTGGAGAAATCCCACTTGGGCAGCCTGGGCCAGGGCAGGAGGGAAGTAGAAACACTGTCCAGCCTGTCCTCAGATCCATCCGACCCAAAGGAAATTCCCCCCCTTCCTCAGCCCTCATTGCCCCGTGTGACCACCCCGGGCTCAGAGGCTTTGAAGGAATATGCCCAGCCGTCTGGTAAACCTCACCGAAGAGGGTTGCTCCCACTGAGTGTAAAGAGAGAAGATTCCAAGGAACAACCTGACCTCCCTCCACTGGCACCTCTTAGCTCACAGCCTCTGTCAGAAACGTCCCCCAGGCCAGCCAAGTTGCAAGAAGGTACGGACTCAAAGAAGGTACTGCAGTTCCCCAGCCTCCACACGACCACTAATGTCAGTTGGTGCTATTTAAACTACATTAAGCCAAATCACATCCAGCATGCAGATAGGAGGTCCTCTGTTTACGCTGGTTGGTGCATAAGTTTGTACAACCCCAACCTTCCGGGGGTTTCCACTAAAGCTGCTTTGTCCCTCCTGAGGTCTAAGCAGAAGGTGAGCAAAGAGACATACACCATGGCCACAGCTCCACATCCTGAGACAGGAAGGCTTGTGCCATCCAGCTCCCGCAAGCCCCGCATGACAGAGGTGAGTTCagccttgtttttcttctccccactgattttaaaagtctttgctGAGCTTTTACAGCCACATTCTCCTCAAGTTCCATTTGCAAAATGAGAACCAACTGAGTGGGCAGATTTCCTCTCTATCAGCTGTGACTGACGTGACTGACCACCTTATTTAATGGGTTTCTTTGTCAGTGTCCCTCATATCACTGGACTAGATACGTTTCAATAAAGTGAGCTTTAAAGTGAACCACTTTCCCATTAGCTTCTATTGAAAAATCAGACACAATCTCAGCCAAAAGACAGTTGGGAAACTGCCGCTCCAACATACATTTCTCCCTTATCTGACTAGTCTTTTCCTATTCTCCACATCTACTATTTCTGTTCTCTGGTGCCACTTGAAATCTTCCCATTGTCAGAGAGTCTAGAATTTGACGCAAATGACTCCTGaaatattccttctttcttttctgtgagtAGGAGAGCAAATAGAGCTTGACTGCAGTATCCCTCTTTACCAGTAGGTGGTAATGTCACAGCTTGACTCATCTATGCTGGTGGTAGCGCACAGCCCCGACTAAGGGCTCATGTTTACTCCTCCATTGCCTCTGACTTGAGGCTGCATCAGGAGGCATAAAATGAACTGATCCCTGCAAGTTCAGGAAGATTGACATTTGATAATTCCAAGTTTGCTTCAGACCAGTGACACCTCCATATCCTGACAAGGCCAACGTAAGGATTTAGGCCATGACGTGCTATGCTGACTTGATATTTGTGGAATAACAATTGGTCTTATTGGTTGAGTAGCCtcactgtgccaggcattgctctGTGCCCTTGAATCCAGTTGATGCTCATCTCCACCTATGAGGTAGCAGTATCATCTTCATTCtgtagatgagggaactgagtgAGGGTCAGAGGGTGAGAGAGGTCCAGGTCACATGGCAAATACTTGGCAAacccagaatttgaacccaaacctgtctgactccagagagtctatttttcttctttcaattatttgaggaaagaaaaccttaaaaatgACTGCAAGTTTAGAGATGTTCATTAGTGTGTCTTCAGACCAGATTCTTTGACCAAATAAGTCCCCTAAATTCCTATCGTAGATAAATGAACAAAACTATGTTCGATAACTTCTCCTATATTTGTATCCTGCTCTTTTATTGAGTGACTTTTGTGCATTGAATTTGTCCTTAGCTCTACTGGATATTCTTcaccaaactgtttcccaaatttattctCTAAATATCCTTGTCAGTCTACAGACATCCTTAAATGAGGTTTCCACTTTCGCCATAAACATCATGACTGATTTTCTCTCCAGTGTCTCTTACTGGCTATAGCTACTCCCAAGATGCTGTTGTAATTATATTCACACTTACAACTTATAgtgcacttactatgtaccaggtactgtaCTCAGTGTTACTTTTATCCTCACAACCACCTTGACAGGGTTCTATATCACTATATGATTGATAAAGAGACCAAAGCATGAAGAAGTCAGGTAACTTGCACAAGGCCCCCCACACAGTAAATATCCTGCATTCAAAACTAGATCTCACTCCAAAGTTCTTTTGGATGCTCAGGACAGCTCCTCTCTTTTAATGATTGAACACTGAAAGGTggtttaagaaaaacaaagagttaatttgGCTTAACTGGGTTTGACAATCATTTGTTTAAAATGCTGCTTTCCTAAAATGAGCTGAACCGTGCCCACTTTTTCCTGGAATATTCCATTTGATTCACTGGCATGTTTCCTACCAGAAGCTCACCAGTCTGGTCCGTTAATGTAACTGCATGGCCCACTGATTGATGCCTTTCTATAATTAAACCTCTCTCTGGTCTCTGCTTACATATCTCCAGTGACTGGGCTCTCACAACCTCTTAGTACAACCCAACCATCTTGGGACAGTGCTTTAAGAAAGTTCCCTGTTATACTGAGCTGACATTTGTCATCCCATAGCTTCCATTCCCTGTTAGTAGCTCTGAAAAGGCCCTTTGGGCTATACCAGCATTTCAAAGCCTTCCTAGCCATCTTTGTGCAGGTCTAGGCCACCCAATCAGGCTTGAGTTTggtcacatacatttttttcaactttaagcTCTGGAGAAACCCAAGCTTATACATGAGTTCACTTTGCAGCCACATTTCATCCCCCaggtttctccttccttttttctctttggggATCATTTTGACAACCACATGCACTATTGCAAGGAGATTAAGAGCAAGGGCTTCAGGGTCAAGTTGCCCGAATTTGAATCCCACTATCTCACTTGCTAACTGACCTTGGgccaattacttaacctctctgtgccttggtttcctcatctataagatagAGACAATAATAATACTTGGCTCATAGGACTGTAGAGATAATTAAATGAGCTAAAATATGCAAAGTGTGTTTAAAACAGTGGTTGGCACATTGGCACTTGATCATCATTATCTGCAGTTATTCACATTATTATCATTAAAAGCTAAAGTGGATCCCTGGTCCCCTGGTCAATTCCAACAGTGTTTCCTAGTAGAGTGGCTCCTGCCACCAAAACTAGCCTCCTCTAGCTTGGCCCTGACATCACAGCTGGTCGTGAGACAGAAGTCACTCATCAGCCTGGGGGAGACCTCTTGGTCCTGGTCCTTCCATGGATGGCCCAGATGGCAGGCTGAGATGGAAGTGAAAACAGCATGTTCTGGAAATCCCTGGGTATTGCATAAAATCACCTGCCTTCTGCCAAAGCAGAAGTCCATAGCCTCACTTGGTTTCTACTCCCCATCTCCAATTCTGAagagatttggggggggggggcggtcactGAATCATAGAAGTTGACCTTGGAATGAATCTCCAAGATAGTCTAATCCCCAGACTCTGAGgccccagagaggtgaagtaattcACCCAAGGGTGGCTCGGCATGCAGTGGCCTGTGTGGTGCTAGAACTCAGATTCCCTGATTCCCAACCAGCTACCTTCCTGCTCAGCCCCAGCCCTTCCTTGTAGGGACAGGTGCAGTGACTCTGGCACAGGGACTTCTGTCCTTAGGTTGTCCCAGCACCGGGAGACAGGGTTGCTCCTCCTCTTGGCTATCAACAGTACAGTTCCTCGTGACCTTAATGACAGTGGCATGAAGTAGGATCAGAATCTCACTGctggccccagcccccagcccagcatTGCTGCTCCCTATTAAAGGGTGCACCCACCCCTGCCACCATCAGAGGATCTAGGGGACATGTTATCCAGCAAGCTCTCACCACCGAGGCCCATATCTCTTGAAGAGAACAGGTTCCCTGAGACGCACGCCCACCAGGCCCACGCCCATCAGTGGGCGGCACAGCTTCTCTGTGTCCGGCTCGGGGGCGGGGGGACTGGCGGGGGTGCTATTGGTCAGGGCCTTCAGGAGACCTGCGTTGTGCTCCCAGCAATGCCCTTAACTTGCTGTGTGCCCTTgactttctcatctataaaagagAATTGGGCTGGTTAATCTCCAAAGGGGGAGCCTTCATTTATGTATTCAGCATTCCTCAAATGCCTTCTCTGAGGCTGGTGTGACCGAGGAGACCAAGATGAGGACCTGTCCCCAGAAGCCCCTAGACTAGTGTGAAAAAGAGAGCAAACACAGCTCTCATGGGAAGGCCTGGTCTTCCCCTGAAAAAGACCTGGTCAGAGTCCCAGttctgacttcacctctctgaggatCCGTTTCCCTCCTTCTGTCAAGTGGCGCCAATAGCACCTCTTCACTGGGTAGAGGGAGGATGAAGTGTAGGTGTGCGATGCCATCAAAGGTATCATTCCATGACCACCCGTTAACCAGCCATGATTTTGTCGTTCCTGCGGTGGGCCAGGTTCGCCTCCCTTCGCTGGTTTCCCCGGAAGGCCAGAAAGAGATAGCTAgagtggagaaggaagaggagaagcgaGGGAAGCTGGAGGAGGATGCTCCTGCCTCCAAGAGAGGGGAGCCGGCGAGGATCAAAATCTTCGAAGGAGGGTAAGAATCACCTTTGGTTTGCAATGTCTGCTTCCGCGCAGTAAGAGCTCGTGCCCGCccaagggctgggggtggtgTCATCTGCGTTCAGAGGTGGTGAGCATCTCAATGGGCAGGGCTGTGCCCACAGGAGCCCTGGGCCTCCGGCCTTCCAGGAGGTGCCATCTTTGTGGGACTCGCCGACCACCTCTGATAAGGAATGCGGGCTCCTTGGTTGGGGGTGGGATATGCCAGGTATGTGCTGGGGACTGGAGCCGCCTGGgtcttcccccagcccctcttTCCTCACATGCTGGCTGGGTTCCTAGACCCCCACATTGGGATTGATAGTGATTCTCCCAGGTCCTGTCCGGACTGCTGTTAACCTTGGTGTATGTTCCCCCAAAGTCACCTCTGTCCTGCCTAAGCAGCCACCATGGCAGGCCTGGTGTCCCACAGGGGGACTCGGGCTCTGCTGACAAGGCTGTTTACAGGGCTGATAGCGCACTGCACATACCAGCTGTGTACACCGGTCTCTGTTCTGACTGGCCGGAGTCCAGGACTCATTGGTtggtaaatatttagaataatacCCCTGGTTTTTCACCGTTGGTGCTTTGTCTTTGTAAACCTAATGATAGAAACATCTCAGAACTCTCAACTGTGGGGCTCCAGCAGGCTGCCTGGTTTCAGACCTGCTTTGTGGAAGTGTTGTGCAAGCTGTGTTCTTTGTGACCACGTGTGTGCTTCTTGGGACATGGGTGTCTGTACGCAGGTCCCGTGGTGTCTGTCTCAGGGtcctgtgtctgtgtccccagtgtGATCAATGCAGCCCTTGTCCTACCCAGTCCTGAGGGATGAAAGCACGGAGGAAAACCTACCTCCCAAGGAGGATGGTCCCCATGAGCCCCAGCCAACACGGAATGTTATGGGACCTACGATCCTCTAGCACCTACAGGTGCCTAACTCACACGGTCAAAGTGGGAGGTGCTGGATTCCTCTGTAGCGCTGGGAGAGCAGACACTACCCAGCTCCCCAAGGCCACCAGTGGGCATCCTCCGGTGGCACTGACCAGCAGGGGCTCTCAGGAGAAGGCGTGTTTGGAA
This genomic stretch from Kogia breviceps isolate mKogBre1 chromosome 1, mKogBre1 haplotype 1, whole genome shotgun sequence harbors:
- the HIVEP3 gene encoding transcription factor HIVEP3 isoform X2 codes for the protein MDPEQSVKGTKKAEGSPRKRLTKGEAIQTSVSSSAPYPGSSTAATQEGPFQELLAPQPFPGPSSVLREGSQEKTGQPQTPPKRSSIEASVHISQIPQHPLTPAFMSPGKPEHLLEGSTWQLVDPMRPGPSGSFVSPGLHPQSQLLPSHASIIPPEDLPGIPKVFVPRPSQVSLKPTEEAHKKERKPQKPGKYICQYCSRPCAKPSVLQKHIRSHTGERPYPCGPCGFSFKTKSNLYKHRKSHAHRIKAGLASGMGGEMYPPGLEMERIPGEEFEEPTEGESTDSEEETGSSSTHPAELSPRPKHPLLSSGLYSSGSQGSSHERCSLSQSSSAPSLEDPAPFAEASSEHPLSHKPEDTHTIKQKLALRLSERKKVIDEQAFLSPGSKGSTESGYFSRSESAEQQVSPPNTNARSYAEIIFGKCGRIGQRTAMLTATSTQPLLPLPTEDKPSLVPLSVPRTQVIEHITKLITINEAVVDTSEIDSVKPRRSSLSRRSSMESPKSSLYREPLSSHSEKTKPEQSLLSLQHPPSTTPPVPLLRSHSMPSATCTLSTPPHTFRGSYSFDDHVADSEALSRSSQLFTSHPRMLKRQPAIELPLGGEYSSEEAGPSSKEAASKPADEPEPRESDLTKKTKKGLKTKGVIYECNICGARYKKRDNYEAHKKYYCSELQMAKPVTAGAHASPEAEKSQAEHEPWSQMMHYKLGTTLELTPLRKRRKEKSLGDEEEPPTFESTESQFSSPGPSEAARNLPLESTKSPAEPSKSVPSLEGSAGFQPRTPKPGSSSESGKERRTTSKEISVIQHTSSFEKSDSLEQPSGLEGEDRSAAPFSSPPPTPHGRSAHSLQPRLVRQPNIQVPEILVTEEPSRPDTEPEPPPKEPEKTEEFQWPQRSQTLAQLPAEKLPPKKKRLRLAEMAQSSGESSFESSMPLSRSPSQESSVSLSGSSRSASFERDDHGKAEAAGPSSDTRSKPLGTHMLTVPSHHPHTREMRRSASEQSPNVSHPTHMTETRSKSFDYGSLSLTGPSAPAPAAPAAPAASAAPAERRKCFLVRQASLSRPPETEPEATHKGRQESEEPKPSSSKSLAKSPLPSISSAATSHSGHPGGKSQVQDRHTLGATPPYTETPQVFPHPIAQLPLQEKPYLPPPVSLFSFQHLLQHEPGQSSEFFSTQAMSSLLSTPYSMPPLPPSLFQAPPLPLQPTVLHPGQLHLPQLMPHPANIPFRQPPSFLPMPYPASSALSSGFFLPLQSQFALQLPGDVESHVPQIKTSLATLATGTPGLSPSTEYSSDIQLPPVALPSSCSAPTSAPPLALPACPDTMVSLVVPVRIQTNMPSYGSAMYTTLSQILVTQSQGSSATVALPKFDEPSCKGTTVCGADVYEVGPRPAGVSEEQSRGFPTPYLRVPVTLPERKGTSLSSESVLSLEGSSSTVGGSKRVLSPAGSLELTMETQQQKRVKEEEASKADEKLELVKPCSVVLSSTEDSRRLEKSHLGSLGQGRREVETLSSLSSDPSDPKEIPPLPQPSLPRVTTPGSEALKEYAQPSGKPHRRGLLPLSVKREDSKEQPDLPPLAPLSSQPLSETSPRPAKLQEGTDSKKVLQFPSLHTTTNVSWCYLNYIKPNHIQHADRRSSVYAGWCISLYNPNLPGVSTKAALSLLRSKQKVSKETYTMATAPHPETGRLVPSSSRKPRMTEVRLPSLVSPEGQKEIARVEKEEEKRGKLEEDAPASKRGEPARIKIFEGGYKSNEEYVYVRGRGRGKYVCEECGIRCKKPSMLKKHIRTHTDVRPYVCKHCHFAFKTKGNLTKHMKSKAHSKKCQETGVLEELEAEEGTSDDPFQDSEGREGTEAVAEHQFSDLDDSDSDSDLDEDEDEDEEESQDEPSGPSSEAPPPGPPATLPADSSPVQGPQPPDATSGSQATRSSSVSEAERLAAGSCSMSSQSILCLPRLGPAPPGPMEKDTGSALSSKAVSPRRPWSPSKEAGSRPPLTQKHSLTKSDASPQRHSPAREPLASVPSPPGPQTGPLPRGSPRLELSPLTPHPLGRELPPECEGSTDPGPHRHSPTRRWSPGQAESPPRSALPGKWALVGPGSPSAGERGPGSGLAPRALYPPAPLPHKLLGRSPAETCTSTWKAESPSPSCSPGPAHPLFSRPFSAPHDFHGHTPARTEENIFSHLPLHSQHLTRAPCPLIPIGGIQMVQARPGAHPTLLPGPSTAWVSGFSGGGSDLTGAREAQERARWSPTESSSASVSPVAKVSKFTLSSELEARDYRKERGRTSGGLGRPPDWEPRAAEVPAEPVPTHSPRTPPEASPRPPQGRRAGSRSPHLESPRALASPPASATPPLDRSSSVGCLAEASARFPARRRNLSGEPRTSQGSPEPSGSGGPGAPPHQPEDPGPRST